Proteins encoded in a region of the Mucilaginibacter sabulilitoris genome:
- a CDS encoding RHS repeat domain-containing protein encodes MKFVDVPVSPYTGTADVSVPIYTIKTKGIEVPISLAYHTGGIRLAEEAGSTGLGWALNAGGMISRTINDKDDMGGKYFGTDVPQPAGDLSEYQPANNHLNEPLEINVNKYITKFDCSYMVNFGPGLGVGYNFLTPFGGGLNDYIYDLEPDTYSYNFAGKSGKFIITRDKRIVLEKQDNIKVQFIQNTQDQTTCTFVITDEEGNKFYFNDIERVGSATLAQLSPSSWHLSKIVTQQNETIQFLYEASGTTTTIPANYQLYNYFCTESLINSNAAATNYQNITLKTIDFPTGQLQFVSDFSRTDLAGANKLNAIKLYAKTNSGLKYLNERDLYYSYFNPNTSGSERLRLDSIKEISGSNSLKPYAFDYNLPTNGDYSKHSYSIDHWGFYNGAGNTILIPSVNVLFESPSIQSQIFTFNGANREPSPFGVQQVYALQKITYPTGGSSVIDYEPNTYDERQSTLGQQQENPNVVLTTVDTVLNIRSSSSGTIDFSKIFPIIPNGQSGTNATLTVAFVSNYSTGWPYQDRAGYNRCYFEFVGQHIDLSSSNLTCGGPVCSIAIPLNIQAPVNVPYQWTAYYDSSAIPPADFSEIHVTVQFQASKTAVNNNNPTLTGGGLRVHTLTDYTSSGVVAKKRAWDYHYGSSGQYTYGKLMSTPSYVHKELAATSEGGSCLGLVLYSSSNTNLTSAIQGNIVGYSQVTEFTINPLNSLDNGKIVYNYVNNIDSLINYGGLRYPGIPNMGDNLNGSLLSKITYRNTGGQYFKVNESHNYAHVTNRIVYYSAKYRDKQGGSTGNCDGQTGTTNAGIAEFFPSIKSERVLQDSTQEITYDNDTTKYIVSSSKMFYDNPVHYQLTRQVTTDSRGNKHVSKVTYPQDYIVSGGLTNNTILDTLIRRNMLAETIEKRDSIFYRGVATGLVDAASFTKYKQLNTGTVVPDKMYKLDVVKPVNDFQGMMVSGNTISQDSRYRQLINFDGYDHVGNVSQYTVTDKPPVSIIWDYKRVSPIAQVSNADSLSVAYTSFEADGMGHWSVASATRVTTNALSGANAYNLGNGSISKSGLTATNNYIVSYWTTNTGPLTIAGTMSGYPVKGATNKGWTYYEHQITGVSTVTVSGTGNIDELRLYPAGGQMTTYTYDPLVGVTSLTDAKNQVSYYEYDGFQRLRDVRDQDGNIVKHVDYHYQGQ; translated from the coding sequence ATGAAGTTCGTTGATGTCCCGGTTAGTCCTTATACAGGGACAGCGGATGTTTCGGTTCCCATTTATACCATTAAAACAAAAGGGATCGAGGTCCCCATCAGCTTAGCCTATCATACAGGAGGGATAAGATTAGCGGAAGAAGCAGGCAGTACCGGATTAGGCTGGGCACTTAATGCCGGGGGGATGATTTCCAGAACGATCAACGATAAGGATGATATGGGAGGGAAATATTTTGGCACTGATGTACCCCAGCCCGCCGGAGATCTTTCAGAATATCAGCCGGCAAATAACCATCTCAATGAGCCGCTTGAAATCAATGTAAATAAATATATCACGAAATTTGATTGCAGTTACATGGTAAATTTTGGCCCTGGGCTGGGAGTTGGATATAACTTTTTGACGCCTTTCGGTGGCGGTCTTAACGATTATATTTATGACCTGGAGCCGGATACTTATAGTTATAATTTTGCGGGTAAATCCGGGAAATTCATCATAACCCGTGATAAGCGGATTGTCCTGGAAAAGCAGGATAATATCAAAGTTCAGTTTATTCAAAATACCCAGGATCAAACAACCTGCACATTTGTCATTACAGATGAGGAAGGGAACAAATTCTACTTTAATGATATTGAAAGGGTAGGTTCGGCTACACTTGCCCAATTAAGCCCCAGTTCCTGGCACCTGTCAAAAATCGTAACCCAGCAGAATGAAACCATTCAGTTCTTATATGAAGCCAGTGGTACCACTACAACTATACCTGCCAACTATCAGTTATACAATTACTTTTGCACCGAGAGCCTGATTAACAGTAACGCGGCTGCTACAAATTATCAGAATATTACGCTGAAGACCATTGACTTCCCGACGGGGCAGTTGCAGTTTGTATCTGATTTCAGCCGTACTGACCTGGCAGGTGCCAACAAGTTAAATGCAATAAAACTATACGCTAAAACAAACTCAGGCTTAAAATATTTAAATGAACGTGATTTATATTATTCCTATTTTAATCCTAATACAAGTGGATCAGAGCGGTTGAGATTAGATAGTATCAAGGAAATTTCCGGAAGCAATTCACTTAAACCTTATGCATTTGATTATAATCTGCCAACGAATGGAGACTACAGTAAACATTCCTATAGTATAGATCACTGGGGTTTTTATAATGGAGCGGGAAATACCATATTGATACCAAGTGTAAATGTGTTATTTGAGTCGCCTTCTATACAGTCTCAGATTTTTACATTCAACGGTGCTAACAGAGAGCCTTCACCTTTCGGAGTACAACAGGTTTACGCCTTGCAAAAAATAACGTATCCGACAGGCGGGAGTTCTGTGATCGATTATGAACCAAATACTTATGATGAGCGCCAATCTACCCTGGGTCAGCAGCAGGAAAATCCAAATGTGGTACTTACAACTGTCGATACCGTATTAAATATCAGATCCTCAAGCAGCGGGACGATCGACTTCAGTAAGATATTTCCGATAATCCCTAATGGCCAATCCGGCACTAATGCGACGTTAACAGTGGCTTTCGTATCTAATTACAGCACTGGCTGGCCTTATCAGGACAGGGCTGGCTATAACCGCTGCTATTTTGAATTTGTCGGACAACATATTGATTTATCCAGTTCAAACCTGACCTGCGGAGGGCCTGTCTGTAGTATTGCCATTCCGCTAAATATTCAGGCACCGGTTAATGTTCCCTATCAGTGGACTGCTTATTATGATTCTTCCGCTATCCCACCTGCCGACTTTTCAGAGATTCATGTGACGGTGCAGTTCCAGGCTTCCAAAACGGCGGTAAACAACAACAATCCCACGCTTACCGGCGGAGGACTAAGAGTCCATACGCTTACGGATTACACTTCATCAGGAGTAGTTGCAAAGAAAAGGGCCTGGGATTATCACTATGGATCATCTGGTCAATACACTTATGGCAAACTCATGTCTACTCCTTCTTATGTTCATAAAGAGCTCGCTGCCACATCGGAGGGAGGATCTTGTTTGGGGTTGGTATTGTACAGCAGTAGTAACACGAATTTGACCAGTGCGATACAGGGAAATATTGTCGGTTACAGTCAGGTCACTGAATTTACCATTAATCCGCTGAACAGCCTTGATAACGGTAAGATTGTTTACAATTATGTCAATAACATTGATTCGCTTATAAATTACGGAGGACTAAGATATCCGGGTATTCCCAATATGGGCGACAATCTCAATGGGTCATTATTATCAAAAATAACTTACCGAAATACGGGTGGCCAGTATTTCAAAGTCAACGAATCACATAATTACGCACATGTAACTAACCGGATAGTTTACTACAGCGCAAAATATCGTGATAAGCAAGGGGGATCAACGGGCAATTGTGATGGACAAACGGGAACAACCAATGCCGGAATAGCAGAGTTTTTTCCATCGATCAAGTCAGAACGTGTGCTGCAGGATTCTACCCAGGAGATCACCTACGATAATGATACCACTAAATATATAGTGAGCAGCAGTAAAATGTTTTACGACAACCCGGTGCATTATCAACTAACCCGCCAGGTTACTACGGATAGCAGGGGAAACAAACACGTGAGCAAAGTCACCTATCCGCAGGATTATATCGTTTCAGGAGGGCTGACCAACAATACGATCCTGGATACGCTGATCCGGCGCAATATGCTTGCTGAAACGATCGAAAAACGGGACAGCATCTTTTACCGCGGAGTGGCGACCGGACTTGTTGATGCCGCATCCTTTACCAAGTATAAACAGTTAAACACCGGAACGGTCGTGCCTGATAAAATGTACAAGCTGGATGTTGTCAAACCCGTGAACGACTTTCAGGGGATGATGGTCAGTGGTAATACCATCAGCCAGGACAGCCGTTACCGGCAGCTGATTAATTTTGACGGCTATGATCATGTGGGCAATGTTTCGCAATACACGGTAACGGATAAACCGCCTGTCTCCATTATCTGGGATTATAAAAGAGTGTCCCCCATTGCGCAGGTGAGCAACGCGGATTCCCTGTCGGTGGCCTATACCAGTTTTGAGGCAGATGGTATGGGACACTGGAGCGTGGCATCTGCAACAAGAGTCACCACAAACGCTCTAAGCGGCGCAAACGCCTATAATCTGGGCAACGGTTCCATCAGCAAATCCGGTCTGACGGCAACGAACAACTATATCGTATCCTACTGGACAACAAACACCGGCCCCTTAACTATTGCAGGAACCATGAGCGGTTACCCGGTAAAAGGAGCTACGAATAAAGGCTGGACCTACTATGAACACCAAATAACCGGAGTTTCTACGGTTACAGTGTCGGGAACCGGCAATATTGACGAGCTTAGGTTGTATCCGGCAGGCGGACAGATGACGACCTATACTTATGACCCGTTAGTCGGAGTGACAAGTTTAACCGATGCAAAAAACCAGGTCAGCTACTATGAGTATGATGGTTTCCAGCGATTGCGTGATGTAAGGGACCAGGATGGGAACATCGTGAAACATGTAGACTATCATTACCAGGGACAATAA
- the gmd gene encoding GDP-mannose 4,6-dehydratase, translating into MKKIALITGITGQDGAYLTELLLKKGYEVHGIKRRSSLFNTDRIDHLYQDPHDTEIKLTLHYGDLSDSTNLIRIIQQVQPDEIYNLGAMSHVKVSFDTPEYTANADGIGTLRLLEAIRILGLNKKTKIYQASTSELYGLVQAVPQSETTPFYPRSPYAVAKMYAYWITVNYREAYDIYACNGILFNHESPLRGETFVTRKITRATAKIAMGLQDKLYLGNLDAQRDWGHAKDYVEAMYLILQQEKPTDYVIATGVTTRVREFVRLAFAEVGIIIQFKGEGVNEVGYVMSCNNPDFQVEIGKEVIAVDAKYFRPTEVDLLIGDPTKSKTQLGWEPKYDLQGLVREMVAADIDLFRREKLLKDSGYIIKNQFE; encoded by the coding sequence ATGAAAAAAATCGCCTTAATAACAGGTATAACTGGTCAAGATGGAGCATACTTAACAGAGTTATTGCTTAAAAAAGGTTACGAAGTGCATGGTATAAAACGCCGAAGCTCGTTATTTAATACCGATCGCATCGATCACCTATATCAGGATCCGCATGATACGGAAATTAAGTTAACGCTTCACTACGGAGACTTAAGTGATAGTACCAATCTAATTCGTATAATCCAACAGGTTCAGCCCGATGAAATATATAATTTAGGTGCGATGTCACATGTTAAAGTGAGCTTTGATACACCAGAATATACTGCTAATGCTGATGGCATTGGAACTTTAAGATTGCTTGAGGCAATCCGTATATTAGGACTAAATAAAAAAACGAAGATATATCAAGCCTCAACGTCAGAGCTTTATGGGTTGGTACAGGCCGTGCCACAATCAGAAACTACTCCTTTTTATCCACGTTCTCCGTACGCAGTAGCAAAAATGTATGCTTATTGGATAACGGTGAATTATAGGGAGGCTTATGATATTTATGCTTGTAATGGTATTCTGTTTAACCATGAAAGTCCTTTACGAGGCGAAACATTTGTAACCCGTAAAATTACCCGTGCTACTGCAAAAATAGCGATGGGGTTGCAAGATAAACTTTACCTTGGCAACTTGGATGCACAACGTGATTGGGGACATGCTAAAGATTATGTCGAAGCAATGTATCTAATATTGCAACAGGAAAAACCTACAGATTATGTTATTGCGACTGGCGTTACTACCCGGGTGCGAGAGTTTGTAAGGTTAGCTTTTGCTGAGGTAGGTATCATTATTCAATTTAAAGGTGAAGGCGTAAATGAAGTGGGATATGTAATGAGCTGTAACAATCCTGATTTTCAGGTTGAAATTGGCAAGGAAGTTATTGCCGTAGATGCAAAATATTTTCGTCCTACAGAAGTTGACCTGTTAATAGGTGATCCCACTAAATCCAAAACACAGTTGGGCTGGGAACCCAAATACGATTTGCAGGGTTTAGTCCGTGAAATGGTTGCTGCTGATATTGATTTATTTAGAAGAGAAAAACTCTTGAAGGATTCTGGTTACATTATTAAAAACCAATTCGAATAG
- a CDS encoding GDP-L-fucose synthase family protein gives MEKHDKIYIAGHRGMVGSAILRKLEKEGFSNFVMRTSSTLDLRDQNAVAAFFADEKPNYVFLAAAKVGGIVANNTYRAEFLYDNLQIQANVIHNSYLNSVKKLMFLGSSCIYPKMAPQPLREDYLLTGPLEETNEPYAIAKIAGIKMCDAYRAQYGCNYISVMPTNLYGYNDNYHPQNSHVLPALIRRFHEAKEKAIPLVTIWGTGSPRREFLFADDLAEACYYLMQNYNEPGLVNVGTGEDVTIKDLALLVKKITNFKGDINFDSSKPDGTPRKLMDVSKLHSNGWKHTIELEEGVALAYKDFLNKYVAAY, from the coding sequence ATGGAAAAACATGATAAGATTTATATAGCGGGTCATCGTGGTATGGTTGGATCTGCAATTCTTCGTAAATTGGAAAAAGAGGGCTTTAGCAATTTTGTAATGCGGACTTCTTCAACCCTTGATTTACGCGATCAGAACGCTGTAGCCGCTTTTTTTGCGGACGAAAAACCCAATTATGTTTTTTTAGCCGCAGCCAAAGTTGGTGGCATTGTGGCTAATAATACCTACAGGGCTGAATTTTTATATGACAATTTGCAGATTCAAGCTAATGTTATCCATAATTCATATCTTAATAGCGTAAAAAAGTTGATGTTTTTGGGGTCAAGTTGTATCTATCCTAAAATGGCCCCGCAACCCTTAAGAGAAGATTATTTGTTAACAGGGCCACTTGAAGAAACTAACGAACCTTATGCAATTGCCAAAATAGCAGGCATAAAAATGTGCGATGCATACCGTGCTCAATATGGTTGTAATTATATTTCCGTAATGCCAACCAACTTATATGGCTATAATGATAATTATCATCCGCAAAACTCACATGTTTTACCTGCCCTAATACGCCGTTTCCACGAAGCCAAAGAAAAGGCGATTCCGTTAGTAACGATATGGGGTACAGGATCGCCACGGCGTGAGTTCCTTTTTGCTGATGATTTAGCAGAGGCATGTTACTATCTTATGCAGAATTATAATGAGCCAGGGTTAGTTAATGTTGGTACGGGCGAGGACGTTACTATCAAAGATCTCGCTTTGCTCGTAAAAAAAATCACGAACTTTAAGGGTGATATAAACTTTGACAGCTCAAAACCCGATGGTACACCTAGAAAGTTGATGGATGTATCCAAACTGCATAGTAACGGTTGGAAACACACAATTGAACTAGAAGAAGGCGTTGCTCTAGCTTATAAAGATTTTTTAAATAAATATGTCGCGGCATACTAG
- a CDS encoding helix-turn-helix transcriptional regulator, which translates to MLVFGTQVHIVTFIFIILEFILFCFQFIFFVSRPQDKTRKWHLILLGLMLLYNITGGLFPDPKFNIISVSVQLMIAYGAGFVMASYFPFYFYKAFELSEIRWHALYGVPLFLMLPYVVFFVIIYALNGDLKADIIYGIIMPFMYAVILLYVMFRAVWRKRKSQHSRGQRFEALAMYFAISPLVSLAVLGFVEKSQLAEVLCSNTGVLVISILFIWKSVQRSRLEYNQFMEMKVNGIRPELFVTNCLKYHLTGREIEIIQLLRSGMKSKQIGDRLFIAERTVTTHLQNAMHKTQVKSRLELIRKLEAGIFDSIGSFNHL; encoded by the coding sequence ATGTTGGTTTTCGGAACGCAGGTGCACATCGTCACCTTTATTTTCATTATCCTCGAATTTATCCTATTTTGCTTCCAGTTTATTTTTTTTGTTTCTAGACCTCAAGACAAAACCCGAAAATGGCACCTGATTTTGCTTGGCCTAATGTTGTTATATAACATTACAGGTGGTTTATTCCCGGATCCCAAATTCAATATTATTTCGGTATCTGTACAATTAATGATTGCCTATGGCGCCGGCTTTGTAATGGCTTCTTATTTTCCTTTTTATTTCTATAAAGCATTTGAATTAAGCGAAATTCGATGGCATGCTTTATATGGCGTTCCCTTATTTCTCATGTTACCCTATGTTGTGTTTTTTGTAATTATATATGCCCTTAATGGAGACCTCAAAGCAGACATCATTTACGGAATAATCATGCCCTTTATGTATGCCGTGATTTTGTTGTATGTAATGTTTCGAGCTGTATGGAGGAAACGAAAATCACAGCATAGCCGGGGACAGCGCTTTGAAGCACTAGCCATGTATTTTGCAATTAGTCCGTTGGTTTCACTTGCTGTATTGGGATTTGTTGAAAAAAGTCAGTTGGCAGAAGTCCTATGCAGCAACACCGGTGTTTTGGTAATTAGCATTCTTTTTATTTGGAAGTCCGTTCAGCGATCCCGATTGGAGTACAATCAATTTATGGAAATGAAAGTCAATGGTATACGTCCTGAACTGTTTGTTACTAATTGTTTAAAATATCATTTGACAGGCCGAGAAATAGAAATCATACAACTATTAAGGTCAGGAATGAAATCTAAACAAATTGGCGACCGCTTATTTATTGCTGAAAGAACGGTTACCACGCATTTGCAAAACGCGATGCACAAAACGCAAGTCAAGAGCCGACTTGAACTTATACGAAAACTTGAAGCAGGCATATTTGACTCGATAGGTAGCTTTAATCACCTTTAA
- a CDS encoding UDP-glucose 6-dehydrogenase, producing MTAITKICCIGAGYVGGPTMAMIAKKCPHIEVTVVDLNEQRIAAWNDVDVTNIPVYEPGLSDVVAEARGRNLFFSTDVESAIAAAQMIFISVNTPTKTYGSGKGQAADLKWIELCARQIARVANDNKIIVEKSTLPVRTASAIKDILTHTGNGSQFQILSNPEFLAEGTAVEDLDAPDRVLIGGDNTPEGRVAVQALVDVYANWIPRERILTTNVWSSELSKLTANAFLAQRVSSINSLTELCEKTEADINEVARAIGTDSRIGPKFLKASVGFGGSCFQKDILNLVYIARSYGLSEVADYWEQVIIMNDHQKRRFANQIIKNLYNTVNGKKITFLGWAFKKDTNDTRESAAIYVADHLLHEQAEIAVYDPKVIKNQIYADLNYLQTRKEEENRKGVEVIEDPYKACEGAHAIAILTEWDEFKSYDWQRIYDSMLKPAKIFDGRNLLDADKLKSIGFQVRSIGG from the coding sequence ATGACCGCAATTACCAAAATTTGCTGTATTGGAGCTGGATATGTCGGTGGACCGACTATGGCTATGATAGCAAAAAAATGCCCCCACATTGAAGTGACTGTCGTGGATCTTAACGAACAGCGTATTGCTGCCTGGAATGATGTCGACGTAACTAATATTCCTGTATATGAACCGGGACTTAGTGACGTAGTTGCTGAAGCAAGAGGGCGCAATTTGTTTTTTTCCACAGATGTCGAGTCCGCAATTGCCGCAGCTCAAATGATTTTCATATCTGTAAACACGCCAACAAAAACTTATGGTTCAGGTAAGGGACAAGCTGCTGATTTAAAATGGATAGAGTTATGTGCTAGACAAATAGCTCGAGTTGCAAACGATAATAAAATAATAGTTGAAAAATCAACATTACCGGTACGTACAGCAAGTGCAATTAAAGATATTCTTACACATACAGGCAACGGATCGCAGTTTCAGATATTGTCAAATCCCGAGTTTCTTGCGGAGGGTACCGCCGTTGAAGATCTGGATGCTCCAGACCGCGTACTGATAGGCGGCGATAACACTCCGGAAGGCCGAGTAGCCGTCCAGGCTTTAGTAGACGTCTACGCTAATTGGATTCCGAGAGAACGTATTTTAACTACAAACGTTTGGTCATCAGAGTTATCCAAACTTACTGCAAATGCATTTCTTGCCCAGCGCGTATCTTCAATAAACTCATTAACTGAGCTTTGTGAAAAAACGGAAGCTGATATTAATGAAGTAGCAAGGGCCATAGGTACAGATAGCAGAATTGGCCCGAAGTTTCTTAAAGCCTCTGTTGGTTTTGGTGGCTCTTGCTTTCAAAAAGATATTTTAAACTTGGTGTATATTGCTAGAAGCTACGGTTTAAGTGAAGTCGCTGATTATTGGGAACAGGTTATTATTATGAATGATCATCAAAAAAGGAGATTTGCCAATCAGATCATTAAGAATTTGTATAATACGGTAAATGGAAAAAAAATAACTTTTTTGGGATGGGCATTCAAGAAGGATACAAATGATACTAGAGAATCTGCAGCAATTTATGTAGCTGATCATTTACTGCATGAACAGGCTGAAATCGCTGTATATGATCCCAAGGTAATTAAAAATCAGATTTATGCAGATTTGAATTATCTTCAGACTCGGAAAGAGGAAGAGAACAGAAAGGGTGTCGAGGTTATCGAAGATCCTTATAAAGCTTGTGAAGGCGCGCATGCTATTGCTATTTTAACAGAATGGGATGAGTTTAAAAGTTACGACTGGCAGAGGATTTATGATTCCATGTTAAAGCCTGCTAAAATATTCGATGGTCGCAACCTTCTGGACGCAGATAAGCTAAAATCCATAGGATTTCAGGTGAGGTCGATCGGAGGCTAA
- a CDS encoding integrase core domain-containing protein: protein MNKRRKVRRRVPARVKVPWSVPNQAGGTWSIDFMCDVLMNKRRFRTPNIIDDYNREAIAVEAAYTMPAMRKTEILERTIHERGKPSCIRVDNGPEFISEEFKDWCESKGIKVQYTQPGKPMQNGYIERFNRTFRENLLDAYLSRDINQVQVLADEWMEDYNYNRPHEALGGITPDLYKRLNCGDTRNAVEFPASPQ from the coding sequence ATGAACAAGCGACGTAAAGTTCGCAGACGTGTGCCAGCCAGGGTTAAAGTGCCATGGAGCGTACCTAATCAGGCTGGCGGTACCTGGTCTATAGACTTCATGTGTGATGTGCTGATGAACAAAAGAAGGTTCCGAACACCAAATATCATCGATGACTATAATCGGGAAGCTATCGCTGTGGAAGCAGCTTATACGATGCCTGCCATGCGGAAAACTGAGATCCTGGAACGAACCATTCATGAACGAGGTAAGCCAAGTTGCATCAGGGTAGATAATGGACCTGAGTTTATCAGTGAGGAATTCAAGGATTGGTGTGAAAGCAAGGGTATAAAAGTACAGTACACGCAGCCGGGAAAGCCCATGCAGAATGGTTACATCGAACGGTTCAATAGGACGTTCCGCGAGAATCTACTGGACGCTTACCTATCCAGAGATATTAACCAAGTACAGGTTTTAGCTGATGAATGGATGGAAGATTACAATTACAATAGACCGCATGAAGCATTGGGAGGTATAACGCCAGACCTGTACAAGCGGCTAAACTGTGGAGATACCAGAAACGCTGTCGAGTTTCCAGCATCACCACAGTGA
- a CDS encoding GNAT family N-acetyltransferase: MITATIKDKPMAIDILTRSFVGNKSVNYIIKNKNNKEQVKALMAYSFDICMRFGKVYFSDNRQGCALLLFPKGKRNSLYTLWLDIKLIVKAVGLTRIGIPLKRESTIKKLQLKEEHLYLWFIGVHPNSQHQGIGSELLSDIIGIAASMNLPLCLETSTVKNIPWYKKNDFEIYKQLDFGYLLYFLKKKY, encoded by the coding sequence ATGATAACTGCAACAATAAAAGATAAGCCAATGGCAATTGACATCTTAACAAGATCATTTGTTGGTAATAAAAGTGTGAATTACATCATCAAAAATAAAAACAACAAAGAACAAGTCAAGGCATTAATGGCCTATTCATTTGATATATGTATGCGATTTGGAAAGGTGTATTTTTCGGACAATAGACAGGGGTGTGCTCTTCTATTATTTCCGAAAGGTAAGAGAAATTCCCTTTATACCCTATGGTTGGATATTAAACTGATTGTTAAAGCCGTTGGGCTCACCCGAATAGGCATCCCACTAAAAAGAGAATCAACGATAAAAAAACTACAGTTAAAGGAGGAACATCTTTATCTATGGTTTATTGGTGTCCATCCGAATAGCCAGCATCAGGGCATAGGAAGTGAGTTGCTTTCCGATATTATTGGGATAGCAGCGTCCATGAATTTACCCTTATGTTTGGAGACCTCAACAGTGAAAAATATCCCTTGGTATAAGAAAAATGACTTTGAAATTTATAAGCAACTCGATTTTGGCTATTTGCTTTATTTTTTAAAAAAGAAATATTAA